The window ACCCGGCTGCGCGTGCTGGCGGCGATCGAGCAGACCGGATACCGGCCGAACGACATCGCGCGGGCATTGGCCTCCGGCAGCACGCAAACCTATGGGCTGGTGGTGCCGGATATTTCCAATCCGTTCTTCGCCACGCTGGCGCGGGCGCTGCAGCAAGAGGCCTTCAGCCGCGGCCGCGTGCTGCTGCTGGGCGACGCCGGCGACGACCGGCAGCGCGAATATGAGCTGATCAACAACCTGCTGCGCCGCCAGGTCGACGGCCTGTTGTACACCAGCGTCGATCGCCATCCGTGGTTCGAGCTGATCCGCGCCTCCGGCACGCCCTGTGTGATGATAGATACCATCGACAGCCAGGCCGGGGTCTGCGCCATTCGCGTCGACGAGCGCGACGCCGCCTGCCAGGCGACCCGCCATCTGCTGCAGCACGGCTATCGCGACATCGGCATTTTTATCGGCCCGCTAACCATGCTCAACGCGCAGGATCGCCTGAACGGCTGGCGCGATGCGCT of the Serratia marcescens subsp. marcescens ATCC 13880 genome contains:
- a CDS encoding LacI family DNA-binding transcriptional regulator, with product MDNHSARRVTRADVARIAGTSVAVVSYVINNGPRPVAEATRLRVLAAIEQTGYRPNDIARALASGSTQTYGLVVPDISNPFFATLARALQQEAFSRGRVLLLGDAGDDRQREYELINNLLRRQVDGLLYTSVDRHPWFELIRASGTPCVMIDTIDSQAGVCAIRVDERDAACQATRHLLQHGYRDIGIFIGPLTMLNAQDRLNGWRDALLEAGIAPRDEWIFEVPYTRQGGYQATQRMVQGPRPRAVFTSNEQQALGCLSALAEHGLRAPDDLALICFNGTQQSEFSVPPLSAVEQPIDAMAKRAIAMLAAGAAPAELHEFAFQLRIRHSCGC